Part of the Phaeobacter sp. G2 genome, GACGTCGTCACCCTGACCGACGCCGTGACCGGTCGCGTCAAATACGGCGCGCTTTTCTCGATGAAATCCTATCCAGCGCTCACGGACGTCACGCTCCTCGACGCGCTCGACCTGCCCCTCGACATCGTACTGACGAACTCCTTCAGCCCGATCCCGAACAACATCATGGCCGAACGCATCCAGCGGATCATCCGCCAGATGCATGCCTCCGACGATGCCGCCGTCTCCCTGCGCGAACAGCTCGGACAAGCCGCCGACGACCAGGAGGCGGGACGGATCGCTTTCGGAGACCATCACCTCTCCATCGCGGTCTATGCCCCGGACCGCGACACGCTCGAGCGCGCCGCCGCCCAGATCAAGCGCGTGGGCCAAGAGATCATGTCGGTGATCGTGCGCGAGAACATGGCGTTGAAAGCGACGTATTTCGCGCAATCGCCCGGCAATTTCGGCTACCGGGCGCGCAAGACGCCGATCTCCTCGATTAACTTCGCCGACTTCGCAGCCCTACATGGCAGCGTCGAGGGGCGCAGGCCTGACCAGTCGCCTTGGGGCGAGACTATCTCTGTGCTGCCCACGGTCGGCACCTCGGGCTACCGTTTCAACTTCCATGAGGCAGGCAGCCCCGGCAAGGAACCGACCGTTGGCCACACCCTCGTCCTGGGTCGGACCGGCACCGGCAAGACGCTGACCACCGCCTTCCTTGCGGCTCAGGCGCAGCGGGTCGGCGCGCGCCTGTTCTTTTTCGACAAAGATCGCGGCCTCGAAATGGCGGTCCGCGCCCTTGGCGGCCGCTATAACGAAATCCGGGCCGGTGTTCCCACGGGCTTGAACCCTCTCGATACCGAAATCGACGAACGTGGCCGCGCCTGGCTCTCGGATTGGCTGGCGACGCTTCTCACACGCAATGGAACCCTCACGGGCGAGCAGTCACGACACATCCAGAGCGCGGTCTCGCAAAATGCCCATGCCGAGGGCTCGCTCCGGCGCTTCGCGAGTTTCGAGACCTTGTTTCAGTCGCTCGATGACGATGGCGAGCTACAGTCCTGCGTCGCCGAATGGGCCCCGGGCGGGCGCTATGGCTGGGTCTTCGATGAGCCGGAACAGGGTGCCGGGCTTGAACTGGCCTCGGACATCATCGGGTTTGATATGACCGAGATCCTCGACATGACCACCGAGCGCATGGCCGTGCTCTCCTACATCTTCCGCCAGATCGAACGCGTGGTCGAAGACCGCCGCCCCACCATCATCGTGCTCGACGAAGCCTGGAAGCTCTTGGACGATCCGTATTTCGGGGCGCGGCTGGAAAACTGGCTGGTGACGCTCAGGAAGATGAACTGCGTCGTGATCATGATGACGCAGTATCCGAGCCAGTTGCGCGACAGCCGCGTGGGCAAGACCATCGTCGAGACGGTCCCTACCCAGATCCTCTTCCCGAACGATCGCGCCACCGTCTCGGATTATGACTTCCTGCGCGTGAACGCCAAGGAGGCGGCGCTTCTCGTCCAGCCCACCATCGGCCAGCGCATCGCCCTTGTGCGCTCGGCGGGCGACAGCGTCTTCGTCGACGCCGATCTTTCCGCCCTCGACGACCTCCTCCCCATCCTTGGCGGCGGCGCCACTGGCGAAGCCCGCGTGCCCGCCGATTGGCGCGCCAATCCCGATTTCTGGAGACATGTGATATGAGTTCAAAACCCCTCCTGGCGCTTTGCGCTGCCGCAAGCCTGCTGTCGGCTTGCGAAAAGTACACCGAGAAAACCTCGCCCTGCTTCGGTCGCAATGGCGAGCCGCAGGTGACCCGGTCCGCGCTTTCCTTCTCGACCATGGGCGCAGCGGTTCAGGAGACGGCCAAGCCCGACTGCACCTTCGAGCCCCTGCCCCGTCCGGAATGAACCGCGCCGCGATCATATCCGTCGGGCTCTGCCTCGGCGCCCTGCCCGCGCATGCCCAGGGCGTGCCGACGCAGGACAATTCCGCGATCGGCCGCGCCATCGCGCGGGTAACGGCGCTCGCCGAGGATCTGAGTGTCCAGCAGGACAAGGACCGCACCGAATCCACGCTGGCCGATGTGCAGGCCGACCAGCTCCGCGTGCTCGAGGAGATGACGGCCGCGATCACCGGTCCCGGCTTCGATATCCGCGCGCTCGAGGGCAATGCGGATCTCGAAGTGGCGGCAGTCTATCCCAATACAGATGCGAGCCCGATGAACAGCCGCCTCTTCGGCGAGGGCCGCGAGACCGTCGAGATGATGATCGTCGAGGTCGCGGGCGAATTCGCGGGCGCGCCCGGTGTGGCCCGCGCCGGGCTCTCGGCCACCCAGTGGCGCTGCCTTTTCCAGGCCCTGATTAAACAGGAAAGCCGCTTCAACGTCGCCGCTGAAAGCCCGGTCGGCGCCTATGGGTTAACCCAGCTCATGCCCGGCACTGCCTCCGATCTCGGCGTTGACCGCTATGACGTAAAGGACAACCTGCGCGGCGGTGCACGCTACATTACGACCCAGCTCAACCGCTTCGGCAACATCCCCCATGCACTTGCGGCCTATAACGCGGGGCCGGGCCGGGTCATCGAATATGGTGGCGTGCCGCCATTTGCCGAGACCCAAGGCTATGTGCGCAACATCTCGAAATTCTACAACGAATACCTGGCTGTCGTGGGTGGCGCCGATGCGCTCGGTACGCTCTCGCCCTCGGACTTTGCCCTGGCCGAATATGCCAGCATCGCGGAGGCGGGCGTTTATTACGCCGCCGACAGTTCGGCGACCACTGAACAGGTCATCAATCGCCTCCGCGCAATCATCCTGCAGATCGATGCTCAGCCCAATGCCAAGGCGGCCTGGGAGCTCAACACCTACGCCAAGGCCGAGATCGGCCGCATCCTCAACCTCCGCGTCCGACTCATGGCCGCCAACCAGCAGCGTGAGGCGGCCTACGCGCAACACCTTGTCGCCGACCGGCTGGCCGAGCGCGACTTCATGCAGATGGGAGTTCCTGAATGAGAAGACTTCTCCTGACCGTAGCCGCGGTCACCACGTTCGGACTCTCCGAGCCCGCTATGGCCCAGGGCGTGCCGACCTTCGATGGATCGCAGCTTGGCCAACTCGTGGCGCAGCTCGAGCACATGGCTGAGGACTTGAACGTCCAGATGCAGCAACTCGCCACCATGCGGCTGGAGTTGGAAACCCAGCTGTCGCAGCTGACGAACCTCGAAGCGCAACTGACCTCGCTCATTGAAGGCAGCGGGCTCGGCGAACTCTTCGCCACGGTCGAAGAATTCCGAGCGCTGCGCGGCAAGCTGATCGCGCCCCTCAATACCGCACAGTCGCTGGCAAGCGGCGATTTTCTCAGCGGCTTCAATCCCGGCGCGGAACTCACAGCCTCGGTCGAGCGGGTTTTGTCTGGCAGCGGTTTCACCTCGGAGCGCCTGAGCACGCTCTCAGGCTCCGATCAGCCCGCCGACAACCGCATCGCCACCTCAGCCGGGGCCAGTGCCATGCTGTCGGTCGCAGCGCAGGAAAGCCATGAAGAGGCAGGCCAGAGCCTCGAACGGCTCGAGACCATGGTCGGGCTCATCGACGATCAGGACGGGCTGAAAGCCGCCGTCGATCTCAACACCCGCGTCACCGCCGAGCTTGGCATCA contains:
- a CDS encoding lytic transglycosylase domain-containing protein, with amino-acid sequence MNRAAIISVGLCLGALPAHAQGVPTQDNSAIGRAIARVTALAEDLSVQQDKDRTESTLADVQADQLRVLEEMTAAITGPGFDIRALEGNADLEVAAVYPNTDASPMNSRLFGEGRETVEMMIVEVAGEFAGAPGVARAGLSATQWRCLFQALIKQESRFNVAAESPVGAYGLTQLMPGTASDLGVDRYDVKDNLRGGARYITTQLNRFGNIPHALAAYNAGPGRVIEYGGVPPFAETQGYVRNISKFYNEYLAVVGGADALGTLSPSDFALAEYASIAEAGVYYAADSSATTEQVINRLRAIILQIDAQPNAKAAWELNTYAKAEIGRILNLRVRLMAANQQREAAYAQHLVADRLAERDFMQMGVPE
- a CDS encoding type IV secretion system protein B4, whose translation is MEGTALALDAGTLSTHGTALLQAGGGEFARESYLAEHLPYFALADDDVIVLREGDLLATLRLDGLNPMTSEDARLDALKRAVAAIVAQTGNAFGFYIHRISVPRDLGMRPIEGDSFAAAIDGRWQAHVKELRPAKRQLYLSVIRRPDISARIPLLRALARKAWVKDRATRLQELNEVMGFFKVALASANPVRLTRAGGEWLGYLNTLNAGSFSPIAFGQSALPLSHTLSNCRATFDGDVVTLTDAVTGRVKYGALFSMKSYPALTDVTLLDALDLPLDIVLTNSFSPIPNNIMAERIQRIIRQMHASDDAAVSLREQLGQAADDQEAGRIAFGDHHLSIAVYAPDRDTLERAAAQIKRVGQEIMSVIVRENMALKATYFAQSPGNFGYRARKTPISSINFADFAALHGSVEGRRPDQSPWGETISVLPTVGTSGYRFNFHEAGSPGKEPTVGHTLVLGRTGTGKTLTTAFLAAQAQRVGARLFFFDKDRGLEMAVRALGGRYNEIRAGVPTGLNPLDTEIDERGRAWLSDWLATLLTRNGTLTGEQSRHIQSAVSQNAHAEGSLRRFASFETLFQSLDDDGELQSCVAEWAPGGRYGWVFDEPEQGAGLELASDIIGFDMTEILDMTTERMAVLSYIFRQIERVVEDRRPTIIVLDEAWKLLDDPYFGARLENWLVTLRKMNCVVIMMTQYPSQLRDSRVGKTIVETVPTQILFPNDRATVSDYDFLRVNAKEAALLVQPTIGQRIALVRSAGDSVFVDADLSALDDLLPILGGGATGEARVPADWRANPDFWRHVI
- a CDS encoding type IV secretion system protein encodes the protein MRRLLLTVAAVTTFGLSEPAMAQGVPTFDGSQLGQLVAQLEHMAEDLNVQMQQLATMRLELETQLSQLTNLEAQLTSLIEGSGLGELFATVEEFRALRGKLIAPLNTAQSLASGDFLSGFNPGAELTASVERVLSGSGFTSERLSTLSGSDQPADNRIATSAGASAMLSVAAQESHEEAGQSLERLETMVGLIDDQDGLKAAVDLNTRVTAELGIILTQIWRLEAAQGVSAGQLGVVDAATLADERKFRSMAVDP